A genomic stretch from Nitrososphaera sp. includes:
- a CDS encoding response regulator, with translation MDGPIGGTRKDNAVQATQTKKYRVMIVDDEEDITSIFKIGLERNEFIVTTFNDPLKALAAFKPGMFDLLMLDIRMPGLNGFELYQKIRNVDTTVKVCFLTAFETYRPEFSKAFPFLDEVRCFLKKPITVSDLIQKLLDLASGHK, from the coding sequence TTGGATGGCCCAATTGGCGGCACGAGGAAGGATAACGCTGTGCAGGCGACTCAGACGAAAAAATACCGAGTCATGATTGTGGACGATGAAGAGGACATCACCAGCATTTTCAAGATTGGCCTCGAGCGTAACGAGTTTATCGTTACTACCTTTAACGACCCGCTCAAGGCCCTTGCGGCGTTCAAACCGGGGATGTTTGACCTCCTGATGCTTGACATACGAATGCCGGGCCTTAACGGCTTTGAGCTGTACCAAAAGATCCGCAACGTCGACACCACCGTCAAAGTTTGTTTCCTTACCGCGTTTGAAACCTACCGGCCGGAATTCAGCAAGGCGTTCCCGTTCCTTGACGAGGTAAGGTGCTTTTTGAAAAAGCCAATCACGGTCAGCGACTTGATCCAAAAGCTGCTAGATCTGGCTTCGGGCCACAAGTAG
- a CDS encoding Lrp/AsnC ligand binding domain-containing protein: MPGAYLLINALPGMEKTLVDAIAEIPGVISVEGVYGDFDLIARVEVPVGNTIGPVIDAVRKLDGVKSTRTVSTIDGERKSGTAIEFHGSPSD, from the coding sequence ATGCCCGGCGCCTACCTGCTGATAAACGCGCTCCCCGGCATGGAAAAGACCCTTGTGGACGCCATCGCCGAGATCCCGGGGGTAATTTCCGTTGAAGGGGTTTACGGAGACTTTGACCTTATCGCGCGGGTGGAGGTGCCGGTCGGCAACACCATTGGGCCGGTAATTGATGCGGTGCGAAAACTCGACGGAGTCAAGTCTACCCGGACTGTTTCGACAATTGATGGAGAGAGGAAGAGCGGCACAGCAATAGAGTTCCACGGGTCGCCTTCCGACTAG
- a CDS encoding MEDS domain-containing protein — translation MVKERLIRGDIHAIIGQLHRFEFGEHNILVYPDYETLRDLYSQHCRIRLKEGNEIVLLLPHYETINSVREALRELDIDVAKHEQDNTLVIMDAITTMFNPTTDDFRDYLMGLENRARATGKSGICIIADMGSFYHLGKLDEMISYEVAIPPKRQDVKSSLLCVYHSKDFERLSKEHKELICRCHYREIQLNSLPP, via the coding sequence TTGGTAAAGGAGAGACTCATCAGGGGCGACATCCACGCGATCATTGGGCAGCTGCACAGGTTTGAGTTTGGCGAGCATAACATCCTCGTTTACCCCGACTATGAGACCCTCCGGGACCTCTATTCGCAGCATTGCAGGATACGGCTGAAGGAGGGAAATGAGATAGTACTCCTGCTGCCACATTATGAAACCATAAACTCCGTCCGCGAAGCCCTGCGGGAGCTCGACATCGACGTTGCAAAGCACGAGCAGGATAACACGCTTGTTATCATGGATGCTATTACAACGATGTTCAATCCAACGACAGACGACTTTAGGGATTATCTGATGGGCCTTGAGAACCGCGCACGGGCAACTGGCAAGTCCGGCATCTGCATTATCGCGGACATGGGCTCATTCTATCACCTTGGCAAGCTCGACGAGATGATAAGTTACGAGGTTGCAATACCTCCCAAACGACAGGACGTCAAGTCCAGCCTGCTGTGCGTCTATCATAGCAAGGACTTTGAAAGGCTGAGCAAGGAGCACAAGGAGCTCATCTGCCGGTGCCATTATCGTGAAATCCAACTGAACAGTTTGCCGCCCTGA